A single region of the Brassica rapa cultivar Chiifu-401-42 chromosome A03, CAAS_Brap_v3.01, whole genome shotgun sequence genome encodes:
- the LOC103849641 gene encoding G-type lectin S-receptor-like serine/threonine-protein kinase At1g61360, whose protein sequence is MGIVVCLLLITTLFLNSGYAAITTSSPLSVGQTLSSPGGSFELGFFTTNSSGKQYVGIWFQKVTPRVIVWVANREKPVSSPMASLTISSNGSLVLLNGKQDPVWSSEGDLTSNKCRAELLDTGNLVLVDNVTGEYVWQSFEHLGDTMLPLTSLMYDTPHNRKRVLTSWRSETDPSPGDFVAEITPQVPSQGIIWKGSSPYWRSGPWAGTRFTGIPEMDESYINPLGMVQDVVNGTGVFAFCVLRNFNLSSIKLTSEGSLRIQRYEGTKWIKHFEGPVSSCDLYGTCGPFGLCVRSETPTCQCLKGFEPKSDEEWRSGNWSRGCVRRTDLSCREKSSEETQGKERDLFYHVANVKPPDSYELASFSDEEQCHQGCLRNCSCTAFSFIKGIGCLLWDRELLDTVKFAAGGETLSLRLAHSELTGSNRIKVITIATLSLSISLILVLAAYGCWRYRMKQNDSSLVSKENVEGSWKSDLESQHVSGLNFFEIQTLQTATNNFSASNKLGQGGFGTVYKGKLHDGKEIAVKRLSTSSVQGKEEFMNEIKLISKLQHRNLVRLLGCCIDGEEKLLVFEYMVNKSLDTFLFDLKKKLEIDWPKRFNIIQGIARGLLYLHRDSLLRVVHRDLKVSNILLDEKMNPKISDFGLARMFHGKQHQDSTGSVVGTLGYMSPEYAWTGTFSEKSDIYSFGVLMLEIITGKEISSFSYGKDGKNLLSYAWESWSETGGVNVLDEDLADYDDSVNPVEVGRCVHIGLLCVQHQAIDRPNIKQVVSMLTSTMDLPKPTQPMFVLDTSDEDSSLSQRSNGLFSVDENKSSKELNSST, encoded by the exons ATGGGTATCGTTGTATGCTTGCTCTTGATAACAACCTTATTCTTAAACTCTGGCTATGCAGCTATAACCACATCAAGTCCTTTGTCAGTAGGCCAAACTCTCAGCTCTCCTGGTGGATCTTTTGAGCTAGGCTTCTTCACTACCAACAGTTCTGGGAAGCAGTATGTTGGAATCTGGTTCCAGAAAGTCACTCCTCGTGTTATTGTTTGGGTGGCTAACAGAGAGAAGCCAGTCTCCAGCCCCATGGCGAGTCTCACAATCAGCAGCAACGGAAGTCTTGTCTTGCTTAATGGCAAGCAAGATCCTGTGTGGTCATCAGAAGGAGATCTCACGTCTAACAAGTGTCGTGCTGAGCTTTTAGACACGGGCAATCTTGTCCTCGTGGATAACGTAACCGGAGAGTATGTATGGCAGAGCTTTGAGCATCTTGGTGATACTATGCTACCACTCACGTCTCTGATGTATGATACTCCTCACAACAGGAAACGTGTGTTGACTTCGTGGAGAAGCGAGACTGATCCATCACCTGGGGATTTTGTAGCTGAGATCACCCCACAAGTGCCCTCGCAAGGCATTATATGGAAAGGCTCGTCGCCTTACTGGAGAAGCGGACCATGGGCGGGAACGAGGTTCACTGGGATACCTGAAATGGATGAATCATATATAAATCCGTTGGGAATGGTTCAAGATGTAGTCAACGGCACTGGTGTTTTCGCTTTCTGTGTACTGAGAAATTTCAATTTGTCATCCATCAAGCTAACGTCAGAGGGATCCTTGAGGATTCAACGGTACGAGGGAACCAAATGGATTAAGCACTTTGAAGGTCCGGTGAGCTCGTGTGATCTTTATGGTACATGTGGACCTTTTGGTTTGTGTGTGAGGTCCGAGACTCCAACGTGCCAATGCTTGAAAGGGTTTGAGCCAAAGTCAGATGAGGAGTGGAGAAGCGGGAACTGGAGCCGTGGGTGTGTGAGACGCACGGACTTATCTTGCCGAGAAAAGTCTTCTGAAGAAACACAGGGGAAAGAAAGAGACCTCTTCTATCATGTTGCCAATGTAAAGCCTCCAGATTCTTACGAATTAGCAAGCTTTAGCGATGAAGAACAGTGCCACCAGGGATGTCTAAGGAACTGTTCTTGCACAGCCTTTTCATTTATTAAAGGAATAGGATGTTTGCTCTGGGACCGGGAGCTGTTAGACACCGTGAAATTTGCTGCCGGAGGAGAGACTCTTTCCCTTCGTCTTGCACATTCTGAATTGA CTGGAAGCAACCGAATCAAGGTTATCACTATTGCCACTCTCAGCCTCTCTATTTCCTTGATTTTGGTGCTTGCTGCATATGGCTGTTGGAGATACAGAATGAAACAAAATG ATTCAAGTCTTGTTTCCAAGGAAAATGTAGAAGGCTCTTGGAAGAGTGATTTGGAATCACAACATGTCTCAGGTTTAAACTTCTTTGAGATTCAAACCTTACAAACCGCCACAAACAATTTCAGCGCGTCAAATAAACTTGGTCAGGGTGGGTTCGGTACGGTTTACAAG GGGAAGCTTCACGATGGTAAGGAAATAGCTGTGAAGCGTCTTTCCACCAGCTCTGTTCAGGGTAAAGAGGAGTTCATGAATGAGATAAAACTTATCTCAAAACTACAGCACAGAAACTTGGTTCGGCTTTTGGGATGCTGCATCGATGGAGAAGAGAAGTTATTGGTCTTTGAATATATGGTGAACAAAAGCCTTGATACTTTTCTCTTTG ATTTGAAGAAGAAGCTTGAGATTGATTGGCCTAAGAGATTCAATATCATTCAAGGAATTGCTCGTGGACTTCTCTATCTCCACCGGGACTCATTACTCAGAGTTGTTCACCGTGATCTGAAGGTCAGCAACATTCTCTTGGATGAGAAAATGAACCCTAAGATATCGGATTTTGGATTGGCTCGGATGTTTCATGGAAAGCAACATCAAGACAGCACTGGCAGTGTTGTAGGAACTCT AGGATACATGTCTCCAGAGTATGCTTGGACAGGGACCTTCTCTGAGAAATCTGACATTTACAGCTTTGGAGTTCTGATGCTTGAAATCATCACCGGAAAGGAGATTTCAAGCTTTAGCTACGGGAAAGATGGCAAAAACCTTCTCTCATAT GCATGGGAATCTTGGAGTGAAACAGGGGGAGTGAATGTACTGGATGAAGATCTTGCTGATTATGATGATTCAGTTAATCCAGTTGAAGTAGGGAGATGTGTTCATATTGGTTTGCTCTGTGTTCAACATCAAGCTATTGATAGACCAAACATCAAACAAGTTGTGTCGATGCTGACTTCCACAATGGATCTTCCTAAGCCAACACAACCAATGTTTGTATTGGACACAAGCGATGAGGATTCTTCTCTGTCTCAACGCTCCAATGGTCTCTTCTCTGTTGATGAAAACAAATCTTCCAAGGAGCTAAATTCTTCCACATGA